gatcgtgagaagacgaggctattactgaaaggaagtaagaaggaggtcagtgtagctttcggtatcataacgggacacataggactacgaaatcacttatgtaaaatcggtgcagtaagtgattgcatgtgtagggcatgctggGAAGATGATGttacgttggaacatttcctatgtcattgcccggcttttgcatTTAACAGattccggcacttaggtggggatacaatacaagacatgagccaacttaggggcgtggaatggaaaacaaatttACTTAATTGAAGGTCATATGTCTTCTTTATGTTCTGCCGAATCAGGCGAAAATTGAAGCATTCGAAGAAACATTTCAATAGGAGAAGAAGTGCGGCTTGTAGGTTCTATATATTAATCTGAACCAAAATGGTCGATTTGCAATCTCTGcaatgacttacatcaataagaagaatgggtgcaaaatttcaagcagctggcCTTATGCGTTCCACCGTTCTACAGGCGAACGGAcgaacatgactagatcgactttgaATGGTAAGACGATTAAGAACGTTTAtgttatggggtcgcagatcaatatttagagATGTTACAataggaatgactagattagtgtaccaccatcctatggcggtAAGTATAACAAATGAAAATCACTTCATATTTCACAACCAAATAAACGCTTCATTTCTGTTCAATCATATTCACATGTTTCTTTGTTTATTCATGAACTTAGGACGAATAAACCTAATTTTGTAAGTTTCGCTATATAGTTGCATTGAAGATGTTCAGCACAccgtaaatgtaaaaatttgttgGACTCACATATTTTTTCCTATGTAGAATTATTGCTGTTCCCTTTGTAGTATTGTTTCTGAGCCTAAATAAATAAAGTAGCTTAATACACATTTTTTCTCGGGCGCACACCCATACAATGACTTGTATACGGCGTATGGCAAATTAAATGTATTGGTACTACGTTTGCGTCTGCTCTCTTCCAAAATGAGAATGACGGAAAAGAAAGTAGGTAGATGGTTTGGACGACTCCCAACCGCTATTGACGTGTACCTTCCAGAAGCCACTAAACCAGCGTGCAACGCCAGTGCTGAGTGCTTACAACTCTTCCAACTGCTGAGAACTTTGCAACATGTTTGAGATAAGCAACAGGTAAGTAATTGGGAAGTAGACATATATGAATTAGTGTTGTAGCTTAAGTGTGTATAGGAGAATGGCTAACACAACATCAACCTTGTGACCATAGGAAAGTTTCAGCACTTTTGTATTGATCAGAAGAAAGAAAGTCTTCAGTCGAGTCGCTGGTGCTGTCGGAAAATAACGACTACGAAAATCTTCGGTAGTGAAATTTAATAGAGCgtcttaaataaatatttttagatattacggtttacaaaattaaaagtaAGAAAACGCACACAAATTATACGTTTGCTTTGTGTAGCCGGCACCCATATTTAGTGTAGAAGAAACATTTGTTGGAAAAGAGAAAAACGAGTTCACGAGCGTGAAATTGTAACTGTGATAAAGGTGGTTGTGAAAGTTTGTGTTTTCTGGAagactgttgaaagtcattgccTAGGAAATGTCGCTTAGAAAGgccattttctttttattattggtATGCCTAAACGCATCTTTCGGCCAAGCGTCACAACAATCTGATAAATccactgatgatgatgattcgaATCCCTTGTTTGATATGGCTTCGATGTTTATTCAAGAAGCCATGACCAATCAAAATAATGGAAGAGGCAGAGGCGATAGTAGTGGACCAGGCTTGTCCGCAGTAGCATCATTAATTGGATCATTTTTGCAAGCAAATAGCGGGAGCGGAGGCAAAAATGCCGGCTTGCAAATTCTCTCTGGTATTGGAAGCCTGTTGGCTAACGCTGGTAACAATAATGGCCGCAGTGGGGGATTTGACCCGTCCATCATAGGAAACGTTATTGAAATGTTTACCCAAGGTgacgacaacgacgacgacaGTAGTGATTATCACCGAAAAAGGCGTGAAAATGAATCGGGCATAGATCTCGGCTCCATTATCCAAATAGCATCAGCATTTATGGGACAAAATGGCGAGCAGTCATCTCAACGTCCCCATAACCATCAGCAAAAACGTTCAGTGAACAACGAAAATCCACCAACTGAACATAAGGAAGATAATGGGCTTATGAGTTTACTGCCACTAGTCATGCAAGCTATTAGCTCTTTTGCTGGACCCGAAGGCCAACACACACAAGAAAAACATAAGGATCACGCGTGGGTTTTGCCCCCATTTTTGGAACATATGCACGTTATGTGGGATCATTTTTCGAACTCTGAACTAGCCGATGCTTTGTATGAGAAATCTGGAATAAATAAGATTCTAAAGGTAATGATAAACCAAAGCAGGTGTATATAAATCTCAGCTTAATCTCTTACACAGGGATTCAAAGGGCGTGATGGTAAAGTCGACTACGATAAGTTGTTCGAATCTTTAAACAATCAGTCATTTAGGCGGCGCTGGATAAAATCTGCTACACTGTATTTGGCTGATTGGGCAAGTTATTTGGCGAACCCAGATGTCTACCTAAAGTAAGTATAACATAATTTTCATACCTGTGCATGTTCGTCCCTGTAAATGTAATGATTGATTTCTTGGAAACATTTTGCAATTAACAAAAATATCATCTGCTACTGagttaaaattctaaaattcaTCCAACATTAAGGAACATACGGAAAGTTGAATAGAAGCAGTTTCTCCATTTTCCTAAACGTATACATATAGTGTTGGAAATAACAATAGAGACAACAGCTACTAAGAATAGTATTGAACAAAAAGAATAAACAAAGGTGTTTATTTCGGTAAAAGGCCAAACCTGACGAAATGAAAACCAGTTGAGCTTAGAACGGTaaacttaattttaatattaaatctCATTTAATTCACGGTTCCTCGTTATTTTGATATCTTCGGCAAATTCTCTtggaaaaaattatagaaagacttattattattttacgTTGTATTATATTACGTTGTTATTAATTATGAATTcttttctatttgtaactcaAAATCTAAAGGAGGGGAAATCAAATGGTTCACATTCATGCACAtgttttattgcaaaatttcgtttcgtTAATTAAAGCACTAACTACTAAAAAGGGTTCGCAGAGTTCACACAActgaagaagagaaaaaagttattaaaaaatttaaaaaaaaaaactaaagaccATAAGGAAAAtgtaaaatcttaattttttcctACCCAGAGGTTTTCAAGAAGGTTAAGGTCCGCTAAATTCGATAGCCCTTCCAAATGCGTTACAGTAAGCTCTTGGAGTAAGAATTTCGCTAGGCTGGAAGTGTGCTTTGAGTCGTTAACTTAGATGAACTGTAACTTGAGTgacatttattttttggttaaTAGAAGCATTTTATTCCTTAAGGTATCGTCGTAATCCACAACACAAAGTTtgttcttagaagctttaataagTGTCCGTATAATTTTGTCGAAGAGTATTGCCCGAAGATATCACCATAACGAGGAATTAAATGAGATTTAGTATCAAATTTAAGTTCACCGTTCTAAGCTCAACAGGTCAACATTTAGTCAACTTTaagcttttataaaaaataaacacttTTGTTTACTCTCCTTGCTTAATGTTATTTTTAGTAGCTGTTGTCCCTAGTTTTTTCACCACTGTatgtaaccttatgaaaatagTTGTGGGGGGGATTTATACTCTTATATTTAAGTTTGGTATTACTTAAATATTTTCCCATTATTGGCTTTGTTTTAGAAAGTCTCTTACCACTTGGGCAGAAACGCAGTACGTTGCGAAGGTTCTTATTATTCGAGTACAACTAATCCTATTAAAATCTTGTTTCAAactaacggccttattcacaaaacctaATGACAGTTCCATAAAGTAAATCTGTCAAATCAATATATTTCGAATCGGTATACTGACACATGTCCTGTTACTGGAATACTTATTCATCTTTCAACTATTCTAGAACGAAATGACAATGCAGCTGTGTCATTGTTCTTTCTTAACCTTAAAACTTATTCGACCTCCACACACGGAGCATATttgctttttattattattattcaagTAGCTATGGAGTACTAGTACTTTACTTTCCTGTTTAACAGTCGCCATTATATTCCCTATACCCAATACCACTATTGTAATGCGGGATGGTTTTAATTTGGGTTAACATAGCCATGTTAGTCTCTCTGTTTGAAGACTATAttacattattttttgttgatttgttCTGACTTttagtttcagcaaacatttcatTATAGGCTATGGAAATCGGCAAAAATCGCTTTATTTTATGTTTGGCccattttgattttattatgTATCTTTGTCAAAAGACCTTCACTAACACGATCTCTTAATACTATCACCGAACTTTATGATATTCTGTTCAGATTTCTATATGGgctgtatatttatatatgtggGCCGATTTGCAAAAGTATGAGCTTAATCGatatatttctttgagaaaataTGATATATGTCCCAACATTAGggatttatttttatctttaaaaaattattcgaaaactgcttaattatttaaaataaaaccagtTCTGGTGCTGAGCGTGACAATTTTACGTCATTTTGCTTTATATCCCATTACGTGCTGGCGCTTATTTGTCTTAGAACGCATCACAAATATGAACCGGAAGTTGATTCTAATTTACTTAACTCAAtagtaaaaatgttttttaaaaaggAAGGTATTTACAATGCATCTGTTGATGTAATAAAGGATACTCAGGTCGACTTTTCGAACCCCTTTTAGTTTTTTGCTAAATAATTCTGAGTCAATTTCGTCTTTACAGAAAATGtccttaatattttttatataaatttaaaacaacaacaaaatataataataattgtgGTGACAAAACTAAAGAAGCACAAAGAgatgaacatttttttgtaattttttttgaagacgAAGGACACATGAATTCATGTGGTTGCCTTCAATTGTTTGAAGCTCAGCCAAAACGAATTCAATGCCAACAGTAACGACAGAAACATCCGTACCTATGGCTGGTGTCCATACACTCATAGAGAAAGTTGGCTGAAAATAGTTAACAGTGTCTGCTGaatgttagtagttaattttgctgctatcgtagcagtagttctgctattacagcagtagtactgcaatttcagtgcagcaggcttactgatgaaaagtctgttgtttgctgaaaatgactgctgcttaattatgaaggggaggtaagaagaaaaaatttaacacaTATGTCAAGGTGTCTCAATGGATGtgtataatcaccactgaatataTACTTTCTATAACCCtataaacaagtaacaggcaaccattaaaagtaggatacaaatttttttcattagacttgtgtactcaaacAGTAgatttgttagttgaaatagcagtaagaaacaGAAACAGCTGTAATATCTGCTttcctattttcagcagacaaaaactgctgttttaacaaaaatgtttgctgttttgaataacaaattaatTGGTTGAGTGTAGCTATAAAGATTAGAGCTCGCAAAATATGGATGGCACTGTCGATATTAGTTTTTGGCTCAATATCGATTGATGTTTTTCGTACCGacactatcggcaaagttacactatttgtaaaatataacaaaaaattagtGATCCGATCGATAATGAACCCCAATCAAAAGCCTGCACTATTCATTGATGACTGTTTTTGCTGAGCTTTTGAACGCTGAACCCACATTATTTCAAGACAACTGAAGAACGAGATACTGAAGATAGAATAAAACGAACAAGCTGCTGTTAAGAAGACAATTTGGAAAAACAACCACTATTCAGTGCTTGGGAGTATTTTAATCTCGTATTCGTCGCCGCTACAGTGAGATATGAGAAATTACTAGCTGTATATGAAAGCTTCTCGTTGTGATTTTCAATAGATAAAACATTGTACAATTATAGAAGGTAGCGTCACCTGCCAAACAACAACGATACAACCCTGTGGGGATAGAAATTCCCTCTCTTCTGTTCACTGTCAAATTGACGTataagtttttatttgcattgtcCAAATAAAAGATTTGTGATTACAAACGTACAAATtatgaattaaaacaaaactttaaaatctaaacaaagcATTTTACATAAGAGTGTATGTGAACACTGATATGAACTAATATTGATATGAAGTAATACATAGTGATAAATTTCTATTATTATGCATCTCTGCAATCTTCCATagcg
This Stomoxys calcitrans chromosome 2, idStoCalc2.1, whole genome shotgun sequence DNA region includes the following protein-coding sequences:
- the LOC106092077 gene encoding uncharacterized protein LOC106092077, giving the protein MSLRKAIFFLLLVCLNASFGQASQQSDKSTDDDDSNPLFDMASMFIQEAMTNQNNGRGRGDSSGPGLSAVASLIGSFLQANSGSGGKNAGLQILSGIGSLLANAGNNNGRSGGFDPSIIGNVIEMFTQGDDNDDDSSDYHRKRRENESGIDLGSIIQIASAFMGQNGEQSSQRPHNHQQKRSVNNENPPTEHKEDNGLMSLLPLVMQAISSFAGPEGQHTQEKHKDHAWVLPPFLEHMHVMWDHFSNSELADALYEKSGINKILKGFKGRDGKVDYDKLFESLNNQSFRRRWIKSATLYLADWASYLANPDVYLKYFQTAQFMFNGFLKAQGYPKSTFFDANRPTETISNLLDHVAKHHLNVKIQSRQYVKPAVGYAKDILKLGKARGLLQFNSTEISDKLTDTLNLEVIEPILKVHRAYRYVSKQPQCDRYVLCKLNDPQQYSDEETLGLISNVMPKIVKVGSMGAAFFISTETGTPFWTLFSVVTSASSCEVKYPVDCSGFHEGEARVTTEYIHNEL